CCGTTCCGCCGCCAGCGCGGCCGCGGGCCAGGACGCGGCGGCGGCGCGAGCGGCGATGCCGATTGCGCAGCCGGTCATCGAAACACTGGACGCCCTGCTGCCGGCGGAACCCCTCTTGATGATGGGCGCGGGCCCGGTGCCGATCCCGGCGCGGGTGGCCCATGCCAACTCGATCGTCATCAACCACCTGGGCGACACGATGGCCCGCATCATCGCGCAAGTGCAGTCGATGGCGCGCTACGTGTTCCAGACCGAATCGCCGTGGATCCTCGGCGTCGCCGGCCCCGGCTCGGCCGCGATGGAGATGAGCATCACCAACCTGGTGTGGCCGGGCACCAAGGTGCTGTCGGTCTGCAACGGCTACTTCAGTTCGCGCTTTGCCGAAATGGCGCGGCGCGTAGGCGGCGACGTCGAGATCCTGGAAGTGCCACTGGGCGAAGTCGTCGACCTGGCGCAGCTGGAGGCGACGCTGGCGCGCGTGCGCCCGGCCGTGCTGACGCTGGCCCATGGCGAGACGTCGTCCACCACGTTCAACCACCACCTGGCCGACATCGCGCGGCTGGCCCGCGCGGCCGGCTGCCTGGTCGTGGCCGATGCCGTCTGCACGCTCAGCACGACGCCGCTGCTGATGGACGAATGGGACGTTGACGCCGTCGTCACGGGCGGCCAGAAGGGGCTGTCGTCGATCCCGGGCGTGTCGCTGATCGCGCTGTCACAACGGGCGTGGGAGCGCATCGAGAGCCGCCCGGCCGCCCCGCCGCACTGGTGCCTGGATGCCAAGCTGGCGGCGCAGTTCTGGCACCACGCCTCCTACCACTACACGGCGCCCGTCTCCGGCATCCTGGCGCTGCACGAGGCGCTGCACCTGATCTGCCAGGAGACGCTGGAGCGCCGCTTCGCTCGCCATGCGGGCTGTTCCACGGCGATGCAGCGCGCCATCGAGGCGATGGGCCTGACCTTGTACGGCCAGCCCGCATCGCGGCTGCATTCCGTCATCGGTATCGAGGTGCCCGCCGGGATCGACCGCAAGGAAGTCTGCGCGCACATCTCGCGGCGCTACCGCGTCGAGATCTCCGGCTCGTTCGGCCTCGACATCGTGCGTATCGGCCAGATGGGCGAGCAGTGCCGCGCGCACCACCTGTTCCGCACCCTGCACGCGTTCGGCTCCACGATGCGCGACCTGGGTGCCCACGTCGACCTGCCGGCCGGGGCGGCGGAGCTGGAGCGCTCGCTGCAGCAGGTCGGCTACGACGCGGCTTGATGCGGCAAGCGGTGACAGTCGCTAATGCCGCTAAGTAAGGCGTAGAGGTCCGCGAGCCGCTGGCTTTTCCTGAAACCCAAGACCAGGAACTGGGGTCAGACCCGCCGGGTCTGACCCCGGCCCTTCGCCGTAGGGGTGGCTTATGGTTCTTAACTTAGCGGCTTCAGGGGCAGTCACCCATTAACAAATGGCGACTGTCACCTGTTCATGCCATGGCCTGCGCTGCACAGGCTTACCCCCGCGTCGCCAGGGCCACCACCGCGGCCCCGGCAGCCACCACCAGCGCGTCCTCGATCAGGCCGCTGCGGGTCTGGCCGATGGTTGCCATCGCTTCCTTGCGCTTCGCCAGGGTCAGGTAGGCCAGCGGCACGGCGGTCGCGACCGCCAGTGCGGCTCCGGTCTTTTCCTGGCCCCGCGGCGCCAGAGCCGCGCCGGCAATCCCGGCGCTCATGACGCGCGCCAGCAGGCCGAGGAACACGGTGCGGTCCGGCGCCGTCTTCATCTTGTCGCCGGCCAGTTCGCCCACGCCCATGGCCAGCGCGCCGTACTTGAACAGGGGCCGATCGAGCAGGAACAGTTCGCCCGGCGTGTCGCGCCTGGCCAGGCGCGCGGCGGCAATGGTGGCCATCGGCGTCATCGAGCGGGCGCTGGCGACAGCGCCGATCAGGGCGGAAGAAAGCAGGCTGGGCATGGGATGTGGCTCCGTAAACGATTTGTCGATCGCTCAACTGTAGCGGCCACGGCCGGGTCGTGTCGCCCGCTACACCGGCAACTGCTCGATCGTCAGGCCGCCCTGCAGCAATGGCCGCGCCAGGATGCGGTAGACATCGACGTCGAAGCGCGCCGGCGCCTTGCCTCGCGGCCGGCGTGTACCCAGGTAGCACCAGTTGTCGACCAGCTGGCGCTGGCGCAGCCCGTCGGACTTTTCCACGATGGCGATGGGGCCGGGATACGGCCACGGCGTCACACGCAGCGGCGCGAGCGCGGCCTGCACGCGCT
This is a stretch of genomic DNA from Pseudoduganella chitinolytica. It encodes these proteins:
- a CDS encoding pyridoxal-phosphate-dependent aminotransferase family protein, whose translation is MPIAQPVIETLDALLPAEPLLMMGAGPVPIPARVAHANSIVINHLGDTMARIIAQVQSMARYVFQTESPWILGVAGPGSAAMEMSITNLVWPGTKVLSVCNGYFSSRFAEMARRVGGDVEILEVPLGEVVDLAQLEATLARVRPAVLTLAHGETSSTTFNHHLADIARLARAAGCLVVADAVCTLSTTPLLMDEWDVDAVVTGGQKGLSSIPGVSLIALSQRAWERIESRPAAPPHWCLDAKLAAQFWHHASYHYTAPVSGILALHEALHLICQETLERRFARHAGCSTAMQRAIEAMGLTLYGQPASRLHSVIGIEVPAGIDRKEVCAHISRRYRVEISGSFGLDIVRIGQMGEQCRAHHLFRTLHAFGSTMRDLGAHVDLPAGAAELERSLQQVGYDAA